In Clupea harengus chromosome 12, Ch_v2.0.2, whole genome shotgun sequence, the sequence CCTCAAGGCAAGACTGCGAGGGACTCACTGTGAGCTGGTACTGGAGCTGTTTGACCTGTTGCTGCAGGGCCTCCAGCTGCTGGTTCTGCtggttctgctgctgctgctgctgctgctgcagttgctgctgctgcctcttgGGGGCGCTGCCACTGTAAGAGAGCTGCGACAGGCTGTTCAGTGCCTCCTTCAGCTTCGCCACCTCCTTCGATAGATCGTCAATCTGAGGGGAAGGATGAGGGCGGGAGAGGGATGACACATCTGCACATCTTTGGAATGACCCCCAAGATGTGGCTACTGTGACATAGCTTGGGAGACCTGGTGCTTACACTAAATCAGCGACGATCAATTTGGAAGAAGTCAATGTGTTTTGTTAGTGTTTCCTCAGAgctgtgtttttgcatgtttatcAATACGGAGGTGTGAAAATATACTCCCATGACGTTTAACCTGAAGTGCAAATGTAGCAAAACATTATGGAACTCGTCCTCAAAAGAAATGCAACCAACCTTCttgttcttttccctctctgacGCCACGTGGTTCTCCACCTGCTTCTTCAGGTGGCTGATGTGGTCCTGCGCCTCCCGCTGCTTGGCGCCCAGGGCTTTGTTCTCCTGCAGCCTGCTGGCCGCCACCTCCTCCAGTGTCTGCCTCTCGGCGCGGCCGTCCTTCACCTCCTGCCAGGCGGCCGTCACCTCCAGCGCCATCTCGTCCTGCTTGCGCAGCGCGTCCTGCAGCTGGCGGGTGACGTGCGCCGCCTCGGCCTCCAGCTTCTGGCGCAGCCGCTCGTGCTCCGGCCGCGGCACCGTGTCGTCGGGCGTGCGCTCCTGCTCCACCGTCAGCCGGTTCTGCAGCGCGTCCACCTGCAGGGCCTTCTGGGATAGCTGCTGCTTCAGCGCGTCCACCTGGTCCTCCAGCTCCTTGATGGCGCTGCCCAGGGACGACACCACCTGGGTGTGGTCGCCCAGGGCCACCGTCACCTGGGCCTGAGCCTCCATCTCCTGCTTGAGCTGGTCGATCTCTTTGAGGGCCTCGGCATGCTTGGCCTCGCTCTCCTCCGCCTTGTGAATGGCGGCCTGCAGCTGCGTCTCCTTGGCGACTTGTGTCGGGGAGTCGGGTTTCTCCGGGGGCTCGGGGGACTGGCTGGTCTTGAGCTGGCCGCGCACGGCACTCAGCTCGCTCTTGGTCTCGCTGTAGGACTTGGAGAGCTCGCGCAGGCGCCTCTGCAGGCCCTCGATCACCTCGCCCGTCTCCACCTTCAAGGCCTCGAAGTCCTTGGCGGCGGCCTCCACCGGCACCATGCCCTTGATCGCCTCCTGGAGGATCTTCACGTCCACCTGCGCCTCCTTGTACTTCTCGACCATCAGCGCTTTCTCCTTCTTGACTTTCTCCAGCAGGGTGCCGTGGCTCTCTCGCTCGTGGCTGTCCTGGTTGGCGATGATCTCCAAGCGGGACTCCAGGTCGCGGATGCGGGCGGCGTCCCGCTCCCCTTGCTCCTGCGCGCCGGCCAGCTTGGCCTTCTGCTCCTTGACCTCCAGCTCCAGGCAGCTCTTCAGCTTCTGCACCTTCTGCATAATGGCGTCGTCGTCCTGCTCGCTTCCGCGTCGGCCTCCACCGCCGCCCCCGCCCtgagccgccgccgccgccgctgcggCACGGAGCGCCTGCACCTCCTGCACGGCCCGCAGGTACTTCTCCTGTGCGGTGGTCAGCTTGGACTGGAGGTCCGCCACGCTCTCCAGCATGCTCCTCTCCTGCAGCCCCTCGTCCAGCATGACGGGGCTCAGACGGGCCTGCAGCGACCGGTACTCCAGCTGGCTCGTCTGCAGCTTGGATTGGACGTTGTGCAGCGTCTCCCTGAGGAGCAGGAGCTCCTCTTCGCTACCTCCGCCTCCTCCGCCCTTCAGGTCCTCCTCGACGGCAGACACCTCGGACAGCTCCGCCTCCGAGAGCGATGGGTGCTCGAAGTCGGCCCGCGTGGAGTGGTAGGAGGCGTTGGAGTCGATGCTGTTGGGCCGCGAGTCGTCTTGGCCTTCCTCTCCTTGTGGAGCTGGGCGTTTCTagaagacagaaataaagacacacagagagagagagagagagagagagagagagagagagagagagagagagagagagagagggaaggggagaaagaggagagaaggtgaTTGAAAGAAGCGACAAAAGACCCCCACACACTGAACATCTGAAGACATGTTTTCAAAAACGTTCGGACCTTTGCCATTACTTCAACTGGGAGACTGAGAGAACACAAAACAGTGAGCCGGAGACATGTTTTTCCCCAGACTCGAAGCCTTTTGAAATCACCGAGAGAACACACAGTGCCATTAGACCTCCAAACAGAATACCACTTGAAGGACCTCATATAGAGCTTCAGTGTGGAGAAACAAGCTGATCACCCTCATCACTTATTTAAATCCTTTTTAGATGTGGATTTAGACATTCTGGGTGCATACACTACTATTCCAAAGTTTGGATTCACTGACAAATGTCCTGGttactgagagaaaaaaaaaaaaaaaaaatcactttttcTATCGAAATAACCTAAAATGGATCAGAAATATAGTGTTTCTGTTGTAAATATTACATCTGGAAATGGCCaattctgaatggaaagtcTACCCTGAAAGGAAACCACTAAACTGGGCAAAATTAAATGGATACTAGGTGAAAGATGATTGAAAATATATCATAGACAGACAACTTTAAAGTTGAGGCATTTGGATCACAGAGAGGAACATTTGAAAATATGCCTGAGGATGGCTTGACATCATCTCTCAAGCACAGACATGTGACGGTCTGGAGGTGCTTTGGTACGTAAAGTAGGTCATTTGTACAGAGTAGAATAAATCTTTAACAAGGAAGGAACAACGGAAGGCTAGAACTTAATTTCATCTTAACTCCATTTCCATGCCGTCCCCTGTGGACGCTACTTGACTGAGGCCAACGCTGAGGCCAAGACTCAAAGCATcgctccaaattatgcaagaagagagagaattcaTTTCATTGAGAGAAGAAGCAGACTAGCTGTGACGCTTTGCAATTGCGGGAAACGGATGATTCTTTGATTAAAGCACAAAATTGTCATCTCAAgcagaaatcattatttctgaCTGTTAGTCTTTTTTTTGATTACTTTTGTGCCTTAtttgatggaaaaaaaaatatgacttTTCTTAGAAAACAAGTCTAACTTTTGAACAGTAGTGTATGTCAATGCTGATAATGATACAAGTAGCCTTTTTCAGCCACGCTCTTCATTTCTTATCTCTCATCTCCTGAAGTTCTCAAATTTTGATCAGGCAGCCGATATCTATAAATGACCACTTTGATCCATGCACTCTTCCGAAACATAAACATGTCTGACCATTAAAACACTTGGTCAGACATGTGTAATTTATAACATCCCTTCTATAActaggcagagagaggaggctacGGGATTGAGGTAGCTTCCAAGTTGGCATTTATTAGTAATTACAGGCCTCACCAAGAAAAAGGGAGTGACTCAAAAATAATTTGAATTTCCAACACATTTGTATAGGTTACATGTTTTGCCTTTTCACAGCTCAATTGGCTATTAAAATCCACATTAATTAAGACTATGTTTTCAGTACATTTAACTATATGTACAGCTGGTACTTTCAACAAGGAAATATCACACACCCCACTGCCCTTCGTgctttaaatgtaatttatggAGATAAGTCATGGAAATATGAGCTGTACTTGTTTCATGTCACATAGGTATGAGAACTTTCCCCCCCATTCTAGACCTGACTGAAGGGCGAACTGAAATGATAACATAAGTGTTTTAGACTTTGGCGATGACCGACAGCGTAGAGAAAACGTTTATTAAACATATCAAATACATATCAATAGGATCAAAAGTTGTCATTAAAAGCTCACATCAGAGCTTCCTTCGGCTCATCGGTCCGCTACGTACCACTGacgaccaacacacacacacacacagtgacctgAAGACCAGCTCACATCAGAGCTTCCTTCGGCTCATCGGTCCGCTACGTACCACTGacgaccaacacacacacacacacacacagtgacgtgAAGTTCAGCTCATGGGCCCGTGACGTACCTTGATGATCTGCGAGAGCTGCTGGTTCTCCAGGGAGAGCGCCGCCACCTTGGCCTGCAGCGTGGCGACCAGGGCCACAGCAGCACTCCCACCATGACCATGCTCCGCCTGCAAGAGTtagggttagcgttagcgttagcactcCCACCATGCTCCGCCTGCAAGAGTtagggttagcgttagcgttagcactcCCACCATGCTCCGCCTGCAAGAGCCCAGGATGACAAACACAGCTAAGTGCAAATCCCCCGCCTCTTTACCATGCCCAGACACAGGAAGGAcagattgacagacagacagacagacagacagacagacagacagacagacagacagacagacagacaaagagacagccagacagacagacagacaaagagacagacagacaaagagacagaaagaagaaaagaaagaaaggaagaaagaaggaaagaaagacaggaagaaggaaagaaaaacagagaagaaaCCCCTGATCCACTGTAATGGCACATAAAGCTCTGAGCCTGTGGTGTTGTTTTTGGTGCTGTGTGCCCCGGATCAGCACTAAGCCAAACTGAGCGTTCGGCTGAAGCGGTGGCATCAGTGGTAAAgctcccctgacacacacacacacacacacacacacacacacacacacacacacacacacacacacacgggaatgGCTTTAGCCAAAGGATCCACTACACTGCCTCTGTGTCTGATGGAGTAACGTAAGCCACATCAGATGGGAGGCTCAATTGCACAACATGCTCAGAGACATGCAAATTAAAATGAACACAGCAGAGTTATGGGTGCTGTTCACACGGGCCACTTAGAGCTGGAGTGTGACtgatgtcagtggtgtgtgtgtgtgtgtgtgagagagagagagagagacagaacttgaaagaggaaagagagagaacaagcagAGTaactgagtaagagagagagagagaaaaagagagagagagggagggagagagagagtgagtaagagagagagagagagagagaaagggagggagagagagagagtgagtaagagagagagagaaaagggagggagagagagagagagtgagtcagagagaaagaaagaaagagaaagaggaagagagagagtgagtaagagagagagagagaaaagggagggagagagagagagagagacagagagagagaaagaaagagaaagagggagagagagagggagattgaggtCTGTCCACCCCCTGAAGGCTAACCTTTACCTGAACAGgcccagtaaaaaaaaagaaacctgcAGCTAGTGAATGGCTTCCAGAGTGGCTGTGGATCAAAGTCTGGACCACATCAGAGAATATTAAAGGGAcggcagtaaacacacacacacacacacacacacacacacacacacacacacacacactagccttgGGCTCAGTCTGCTCCACAATCTGCTTCAGATCTTCAATGGTCTCCAGCAGCATACTCTTCTCCTCCTGGAGTTTCTCAATCTCCTCTTTCAGTGCCATGCTACGGAGCTcgtcctcctgcacacacacacacacagcatgcacgcacgcacgcacacacacacacacacacacacacacacacacacacacacacacagaggttgtgcattcacagacaaacaaaccacacacatgcacacacacacacaaatacagagccATGTTGACATTTGCATAAACCAGACCCAAGGTGTTATCTGTAAATGAGTCATTTCACATAATGTCAAGCCTGTTAGGCGGTAGGTTGCCGTTAAGTTCACGAGCGTGTtagacacacaccaaacacagactGCTGGAAACTTCCGGGTTGTTTTGACGCTCACCTTGTAATTAAACCTCTTCGGTGTGTCACTCTTGGTGGAGGACGGCGTTTCCGTGGGGGTAAAATAGGGAGGGGACACGACCCCTGCCGACTGAGAGCCAGAAGAGTTATTTTGTGAACGCGTGAGTCAagagtatttaaacacacacacacacacacacacacacacacacacacacacagacacacacttaaactgaGGCACAGGAGAAGGGAAATACCTGGGATGGTTTAgataatcacaaacacacaaacaaaggccTACGTACGCCGGGCACTGGCCTTGacagtcaaaacaaaaaaaagactggGACTCTCTGAAAGCTCTCAAGAGTCAAAGACTTTGAAGCAACAGAAAGACGAGGTGAACAAGGCACAGAATACAAAACTCCATCTTGTTGATTTAAACACAGCAACAGAAAAATAACAGCTTCTTGAaatcttgcaaaaaaaaaaaaaaaaaaaaaaaaagtatatatatatatttcaaaacATTACATCATCTGCGATCTCAACTCCAAACGAGAGTTGATGCAGGGATGAGCAAAGGAAACTTTGAAGATGAaccacacagacatcagacaaaCAGATACCCAGACACAAGGAGACGCACGAGCAGACGGGTAGGTGGTCTTTACCTGCGTCGGACtaatgggaggaggaggaggtgctttTCGTTTTTTAGGGGTTGCGCTTCTGTCGTCATTTACCCTAGCAGCTTGATCATGCTgaaggggagtgagggagagagggagaagggggggggaaaggggagagaaagagcaaagggatagagagagagcaagtggagagagataagagacaGAGGTGTGCTCTTTAGTATGGTTAGTGAAAGAGGTGGGAAAACCAACCTGAAGGGGTTGATCAGTGCAGAGAGCAGACAGTGCTTCTAAAGAGCATCCTGTGGTCTCTAATGTGGTTATCACATGCTCATGCATGTGTGGCTCAGAGTGCGTCGCGTGAGTCTCGTGAGTGTCACGAGTCTCacggagaagaaaaggagatcTCAGGCATGTTTCTACTGCAAACACTTCTGGCTCCAGTGCTACTGGATGctcaggcacagacagagatTGGAGATTGGTCATtggctgagaacacacacacacacactagaacctACAAGCGCTGTTGCAATGCTGTTGCATCTTTCTCAAGGCCGAGCAGCAGAGTCTTGATAACCTGAATGGCTGAATGGccacttaaaaaaagaaaatgaacgaGGCAAATGCCTACCTGTGGAGTCTTCGGAGGAGTCTTCTTCTCTGCAAGGATGAGAGGGGACatatgtttgttttcatctcAATTGCATACGGAACTTTTTTATCTTTGCACTTAGCAAAACAGAAGCCTTTGAAGTGAGACCTAGTCACCAGAAGGTGGCAATGTTTGGCTGAGGAGGAAGCAATAGGCTGCATAGATGTTATATCATTTTCCACCACTAGGTGGAAAAAATGGAACGTGTATCAGGAGAGGATTGAATAATAAAACACCTTTTAGTCAGAAGGAAAACGTATGTTTGGTGCAGACAATATTGCATAAACTTTACATCAATTCAGTACATTGTCAATATCCAACATGAATATTTCCGGAATATTCCACTTTGGGAAGGCTGCTGGTGAGTGGGACCAACCGCTCCGTACCTGGGTCGGCTTGCAGCCTCTGAAGAGCGGAGTTGAGGACGTTCCAGACCTCGGCGCTGCCAGAGAGCTTGGCGTAGTGCAGCACGTTGTGGCCCAGGGAGTCGGTGACCCGGAGGTCAGCTCCGCGCTGGACCAGGACCTGAACGGCCGCCACGCAGCTGCTCTCACTGGCCAGCATCACCGCAGTcctgagggggaggagaggggaggccgGAGTCAGACAGGCCGCAGCGTGATGGAGACACGGATAGGGGCTTCACTGGGCCGAGCATCAAACATCAAAGCCAGTGCAAAGCTCTAGGTATCAGGGGAGGATGGCTAATGAAGTTCAGGGTAGGATAACTCATGTGGAGGTCTTTTGCTGTAGTCTGTTTGTGAGCCTGTTGTGGCCGTTAGTCTGATGTTAGTAAGTAATTGGGGTTCAATCTTTTGTATGTAAAGTATGTAAATGATATTATCGGCACTGGGACATCTGTAAAACAACGACAAATaaccaaaatgtaaaaaaaaaaaaaaacattaaaaagtcAAGGCTGGCACGTATTTCAAACTCCTAGGTGGCAGCTGAGATCCTACCTGCCATTCTTGTCGCGAGCGTTGACCTCCGACCCCCACTCCACCAGGGTGCCGCACACATCTGCATGAGCATGCCTGGCTGACAACAGCAGTGGTGTGAAGCCCTCCtggaaacagaacacacacacacacacacacacacacacacacacacacacagagagagaaagagagcgttcTTATGATGCAACTcaattttttttgtgtatttcccttttttgtccttttgtttgtATCTTTCGCGAATCAGTGTTCAAACGTGCATCACTGGGCTGCTGCTTGTCGTGGGTATTCCCCGTCATGTTGCCGCTTTGTCTTTCCAACCGAT encodes:
- the rai14 gene encoding ankycorbin isoform X3, producing the protein MKSLKAKFRKSDAHEWSKNDERLLSAVEHGEADKVASLLAKKGASAVKLDAEGKSALHVAALRGQVECLAVILAHGVDVSVIDASGFTALHLAAKNNHQDCAKKLIQSKSVVDAPDGSGKTALHHAAACGNLPIVQLLCEHKCPVNLKDAEGFTPLLLSARHAHADVCGTLVEWGSEVNARDKNGRTAVMLASESSCVAAVQVLVQRGADLRVTDSLGHNVLHYAKLSGSAEVWNVLNSALQRLQADPEKKTPPKTPQHDQAARVNDDRSATPKKRKAPPPPPISPTQSAGVVSPPYFTPTETPSSTKSDTPKRFNYKEDELRSMALKEEIEKLQEEKSMLLETIEDLKQIVEQTEPKAEHGHGGSAAVALVATLQAKVAALSLENQQLSQIIKKRPAPQGEEGQDDSRPNSIDSNASYHSTRADFEHPSLSEAELSEVSAVEEDLKGGGGGGSEEELLLLRETLHNVQSKLQTSQLEYRSLQARLSPVMLDEGLQERSMLESVADLQSKLTTAQEKYLRAVQEVQALRAAAAAAAAQGGGGGGGRRGSEQDDDAIMQKVQKLKSCLELEVKEQKAKLAGAQEQGERDAARIRDLESRLEIIANQDSHERESHGTLLEKVKKEKALMVEKYKEAQVDVKILQEAIKGMVPVEAAAKDFEALKVETGEVIEGLQRRLRELSKSYSETKSELSAVRGQLKTSQSPEPPEKPDSPTQVAKETQLQAAIHKAEESEAKHAEALKEIDQLKQEMEAQAQVTVALGDHTQVVSSLGSAIKELEDQVDALKQQLSQKALQVDALQNRLTVEQERTPDDTVPRPEHERLRQKLEAEAAHVTRQLQDALRKQDEMALEVTAAWQEVKDGRAERQTLEEVAASRLQENKALGAKQREAQDHISHLKKQVENHVASEREKNKKIDDLSKEVAKLKEALNSLSQLSYSGSAPKRQQQQLQQQQQQQQNQQNQQLEALQQQVKQLQYQLTESKKQHHEIVSVYRMHLLYAVQGQMDEDVQKALRQILMMCKMSTDAK
- the rai14 gene encoding ankycorbin isoform X4, translating into MCRLKPEPLIPVLKRPDHLGCLKTEWNNMKSLKAKFRKSDAHEWSKNDERLLSAVEHGEADKVASLLAKKGASAVKLDAEGKSALHVAALRGQVECLAVILAHGVDVSVIDASGFTALHLAAKNNHQDCAKKLIQSKSVVDAPDGSGKTALHHAAACGNLPIVQLLCEHKCPVNLKDAEGFTPLLLSARHAHADVCGTLVEWGSEVNARDKNGRTAVMLASESSCVAAVQVLVQRGADLRVTDSLGHNVLHYAKLSGSAEVWNVLNSALQRLQADPEKKTPPKTPQSAGVVSPPYFTPTETPSSTKSDTPKRFNYKEDELRSMALKEEIEKLQEEKSMLLETIEDLKQIVEQTEPKAEHGHGGSAAVALVATLQAKVAALSLENQQLSQIIKKRPAPQGEEGQDDSRPNSIDSNASYHSTRADFEHPSLSEAELSEVSAVEEDLKGGGGGGSEEELLLLRETLHNVQSKLQTSQLEYRSLQARLSPVMLDEGLQERSMLESVADLQSKLTTAQEKYLRAVQEVQALRAAAAAAAAQGGGGGGGRRGSEQDDDAIMQKVQKLKSCLELEVKEQKAKLAGAQEQGERDAARIRDLESRLEIIANQDSHERESHGTLLEKVKKEKALMVEKYKEAQVDVKILQEAIKGMVPVEAAAKDFEALKVETGEVIEGLQRRLRELSKSYSETKSELSAVRGQLKTSQSPEPPEKPDSPTQVAKETQLQAAIHKAEESEAKHAEALKEIDQLKQEMEAQAQVTVALGDHTQVVSSLGSAIKELEDQVDALKQQLSQKALQVDALQNRLTVEQERTPDDTVPRPEHERLRQKLEAEAAHVTRQLQDALRKQDEMALEVTAAWQEVKDGRAERQTLEEVAASRLQENKALGAKQREAQDHISHLKKQVENHVASEREKNKKIDDLSKEVAKLKEALNSLSQLSYSGSAPKRQQQQLQQQQQQQQNQQNQQLEALQQQVKQLQYQLTESKKQHHEIVSVYRMHLLYAVQGQMDEDVQKALRQILMMCKMSTDAK
- the rai14 gene encoding ankycorbin isoform X1, whose protein sequence is MCRLKPEPLIPVLKRPDHLGCLKTEWNNMKSLKAKFRKSDAHEWSKNDERLLSAVEHGEADKVASLLAKKGASAVKLDAEGKSALHVAALRGQVECLAVILAHGVDVSVIDASGFTALHLAAKNNHQDCAKKLIQSKSVVDAPDGSGKTALHHAAACGNLPIVQLLCEHKCPVNLKDAEGFTPLLLSARHAHADVCGTLVEWGSEVNARDKNGRTAVMLASESSCVAAVQVLVQRGADLRVTDSLGHNVLHYAKLSGSAEVWNVLNSALQRLQADPEKKTPPKTPQHDQAARVNDDRSATPKKRKAPPPPPISPTQSAGVVSPPYFTPTETPSSTKSDTPKRFNYKEDELRSMALKEEIEKLQEEKSMLLETIEDLKQIVEQTEPKAEHGHGGSAAVALVATLQAKVAALSLENQQLSQIIKKRPAPQGEEGQDDSRPNSIDSNASYHSTRADFEHPSLSEAELSEVSAVEEDLKGGGGGGSEEELLLLRETLHNVQSKLQTSQLEYRSLQARLSPVMLDEGLQERSMLESVADLQSKLTTAQEKYLRAVQEVQALRAAAAAAAAQGGGGGGGRRGSEQDDDAIMQKVQKLKSCLELEVKEQKAKLAGAQEQGERDAARIRDLESRLEIIANQDSHERESHGTLLEKVKKEKALMVEKYKEAQVDVKILQEAIKGMVPVEAAAKDFEALKVETGEVIEGLQRRLRELSKSYSETKSELSAVRGQLKTSQSPEPPEKPDSPTQVAKETQLQAAIHKAEESEAKHAEALKEIDQLKQEMEAQAQVTVALGDHTQVVSSLGSAIKELEDQVDALKQQLSQKALQVDALQNRLTVEQERTPDDTVPRPEHERLRQKLEAEAAHVTRQLQDALRKQDEMALEVTAAWQEVKDGRAERQTLEEVAASRLQENKALGAKQREAQDHISHLKKQVENHVASEREKNKKIDDLSKEVAKLKEALNSLSQLSYSGSAPKRQQQQLQQQQQQQQNQQNQQLEALQQQVKQLQYQLTESKKQHHEIVSVYRMHLLYAVQGQMDEDVQKALRQILMMCKMSTDAK
- the rai14 gene encoding ankycorbin isoform X2, whose product is MLYFCHADHLGCLKTEWNNMKSLKAKFRKSDAHEWSKNDERLLSAVEHGEADKVASLLAKKGASAVKLDAEGKSALHVAALRGQVECLAVILAHGVDVSVIDASGFTALHLAAKNNHQDCAKKLIQSKSVVDAPDGSGKTALHHAAACGNLPIVQLLCEHKCPVNLKDAEGFTPLLLSARHAHADVCGTLVEWGSEVNARDKNGRTAVMLASESSCVAAVQVLVQRGADLRVTDSLGHNVLHYAKLSGSAEVWNVLNSALQRLQADPEKKTPPKTPQHDQAARVNDDRSATPKKRKAPPPPPISPTQSAGVVSPPYFTPTETPSSTKSDTPKRFNYKEDELRSMALKEEIEKLQEEKSMLLETIEDLKQIVEQTEPKAEHGHGGSAAVALVATLQAKVAALSLENQQLSQIIKKRPAPQGEEGQDDSRPNSIDSNASYHSTRADFEHPSLSEAELSEVSAVEEDLKGGGGGGSEEELLLLRETLHNVQSKLQTSQLEYRSLQARLSPVMLDEGLQERSMLESVADLQSKLTTAQEKYLRAVQEVQALRAAAAAAAAQGGGGGGGRRGSEQDDDAIMQKVQKLKSCLELEVKEQKAKLAGAQEQGERDAARIRDLESRLEIIANQDSHERESHGTLLEKVKKEKALMVEKYKEAQVDVKILQEAIKGMVPVEAAAKDFEALKVETGEVIEGLQRRLRELSKSYSETKSELSAVRGQLKTSQSPEPPEKPDSPTQVAKETQLQAAIHKAEESEAKHAEALKEIDQLKQEMEAQAQVTVALGDHTQVVSSLGSAIKELEDQVDALKQQLSQKALQVDALQNRLTVEQERTPDDTVPRPEHERLRQKLEAEAAHVTRQLQDALRKQDEMALEVTAAWQEVKDGRAERQTLEEVAASRLQENKALGAKQREAQDHISHLKKQVENHVASEREKNKKIDDLSKEVAKLKEALNSLSQLSYSGSAPKRQQQQLQQQQQQQQNQQNQQLEALQQQVKQLQYQLTESKKQHHEIVSVYRMHLLYAVQGQMDEDVQKALRQILMMCKMSTDAK